The following proteins are encoded in a genomic region of Iodidimonas sp. SYSU 1G8:
- the mtaB gene encoding tRNA (N(6)-L-threonylcarbamoyladenosine(37)-C(2))-methylthiotransferase MtaB produces the protein MSAPEIVTFGCRLNTLESEVIRRNAVAAGLDDAVIFNTCAVTNEAVRQARQAIRRARREKPDARIIVTGCAAQTDPAAFAGMPEVDRVLGNEEKLQPRSFDFGIGQTERVQVNDIMSVRETAGHLVDGIDGRTRAFVQVQNGCDHRCTFCIIPYGRGNSRSVPMGAVVEQVKLLVDSGYREVVVTGVDITSYGADLPGAPSLGTLCAKILKAVPALPRLRLSSIDSVEVDPVLMELIAGEERLMPHLHLSLQAGDDMILKRMKRRHGRQQSIDFCEQVRSLRPEMVFGADLIAGFPTETEEMFANTLACVDEADIAFLHVFPYSARPGTPAARMPQLKGDVIRERAAILRLRGEQRRDAFYARQQGRDAEVLVEKVEGGVSIGHTQHFAPIVIEGEADGIVRARITGREGLSLTGRLAA, from the coding sequence GTGAGCGCGCCCGAGATCGTCACCTTCGGCTGCCGGCTGAACACGCTGGAATCGGAAGTGATCCGCCGCAACGCGGTGGCCGCCGGCCTCGACGACGCGGTAATCTTCAACACCTGCGCCGTCACCAACGAAGCCGTGCGCCAGGCCCGCCAGGCCATCCGCCGCGCCCGCCGCGAAAAGCCGGACGCGCGCATCATCGTCACCGGCTGCGCCGCCCAGACCGACCCCGCCGCCTTCGCCGGCATGCCCGAAGTCGACCGCGTGCTGGGCAACGAGGAAAAGCTGCAGCCGCGATCATTCGATTTCGGCATCGGCCAGACCGAGCGCGTCCAGGTCAACGACATCATGTCCGTGCGCGAGACCGCCGGTCATCTGGTCGACGGCATCGATGGCCGCACCCGCGCTTTCGTGCAGGTGCAGAATGGCTGCGACCACCGCTGCACCTTCTGCATCATTCCCTACGGCCGCGGTAATTCCCGCAGCGTGCCCATGGGCGCGGTCGTCGAGCAGGTGAAGCTGCTGGTCGATAGCGGCTACCGCGAGGTGGTCGTGACCGGCGTCGACATCACGTCCTATGGCGCCGACCTGCCTGGCGCGCCCTCGCTGGGCACGCTGTGCGCCAAGATCCTGAAGGCGGTTCCCGCGCTGCCGCGCCTGCGCCTGTCGTCCATCGATTCGGTCGAGGTCGATCCCGTGCTGATGGAACTGATCGCGGGCGAGGAGCGCCTGATGCCGCATCTGCATCTGAGCCTCCAGGCGGGCGACGACATGATCCTCAAGCGAATGAAGCGCCGTCACGGCCGCCAGCAATCCATCGACTTCTGCGAGCAGGTCCGTAGCCTGCGCCCGGAAATGGTGTTCGGCGCCGATCTGATCGCCGGATTCCCGACGGAAACCGAAGAGATGTTCGCCAACACGCTGGCCTGCGTCGATGAAGCCGACATCGCCTTCCTGCACGTCTTCCCCTATTCGGCCCGGCCCGGCACGCCCGCCGCGCGCATGCCGCAGCTGAAGGGCGATGTGATCCGCGAGCGCGCCGCCATTCTGCGCCTGCGCGGCGAACAGCGCCGCGATGCTTTCTATGCGCGCCAGCAGGGCCGCGACGCCGAGGTGCTGGTCGAAAAGGTCGAGGGCGGCGTCAGCATCGGCCACACCCAGCATTTCGCCCCCATCGTGATCGAGGGCGAAGCCGACGGGATCGTCCGCGCCCGCATCACCGGCCGTGAAGGCCTGTCGCTGACGGGGCGGCTCGCCGCGTGA
- the ftsY gene encoding signal recognition particle-docking protein FtsY — protein MSDTEKKGWFTRLKDGLKKSTSSVSDGISGLFTTGILSGKRKLDAETLDELEDVLIMADFGVVTAAKVTEELGRTRLDKEVSSEEIRRTLASVVARTLAPVAKPLVIDPANRPHVILVVGVNGSGKTTTIGKLARQFRAQGKSVMLAAGDTFRAAAIEQLAVWGERNNVPVIAKPVGSDAAAVAYEALDAARAANVDVLMIDTAGRLQNKQGLMEELAKVVRVIRKYDPSAPHDTLLVLDATTGQNAVQQVDVFRSVAQVTGLIMTKLDGTARGGVLVACAERFKLPIHAIGVGESIEDLQPFDANEFANTIAGVAS, from the coding sequence GTGAGTGACACCGAGAAAAAAGGCTGGTTCACCCGTCTCAAGGACGGCCTGAAGAAAAGCACCTCGTCGGTCTCCGACGGAATCAGCGGCCTGTTCACCACCGGCATTCTCAGCGGCAAGCGCAAGCTGGACGCCGAGACCCTGGACGAGCTGGAAGACGTGCTGATCATGGCCGATTTCGGCGTGGTCACCGCCGCCAAGGTCACCGAGGAACTGGGCCGCACCCGTCTGGACAAGGAAGTCTCGTCCGAGGAAATCCGCCGTACGCTGGCCAGCGTGGTCGCCCGGACCCTCGCGCCCGTCGCCAAACCGCTGGTGATCGACCCGGCCAACCGGCCCCATGTGATCCTGGTCGTCGGCGTCAATGGCAGCGGCAAGACCACCACCATCGGCAAGCTGGCGCGCCAGTTCCGCGCCCAGGGCAAATCGGTGATGCTGGCGGCGGGCGACACGTTCCGCGCCGCCGCCATCGAGCAGCTTGCCGTCTGGGGCGAGCGCAACAACGTTCCCGTCATCGCCAAGCCGGTCGGCTCGGACGCCGCCGCCGTCGCCTATGAAGCGCTGGACGCGGCCCGCGCGGCCAATGTGGACGTGCTGATGATCGACACCGCCGGCCGCCTGCAGAACAAGCAGGGCCTGATGGAAGAGCTGGCCAAGGTGGTCCGCGTCATCCGCAAATACGACCCCTCGGCGCCGCACGACACGCTGCTGGTCCTCGACGCCACCACCGGCCAGAACGCGGTGCAGCAGGTCGACGTGTTCCGCAGCGTCGCCCAGGTGACCGGGCTGATCATGACCAAGCTGGATGGCACCGCGCGCGGCGGCGTCCTCGTGGCCTGCGCCGAGCGCTTCAAGCTGCCGATCCACGCCATCGGCGTCGGCGAGAGCATCGAGGATCTGCAACCCTTCGACGCCAACGAGTTCGCCAACACCATCGCGGGAGTCGCCTCATGA
- a CDS encoding septation protein A, whose product MSAGLKLLLDLGPLVVFFGAYFAGQIYIATGAFMVATVAAISVYWIKTRHIPANQLITLAIVLIFGGLTLWLHDDRFIKMKPTMIYALFAAILFGGLLTGRPFLKLVFEAAFPPMVDRGWRLLTIRWACLFAALAVLNEIVWRNFSEEFWVSFKLFGFLPLTMVFAMAQIPLMNRYAIQEKPADEA is encoded by the coding sequence ATGAGCGCCGGACTGAAGCTGCTGCTCGATCTCGGGCCGCTCGTGGTGTTCTTCGGCGCCTATTTCGCCGGCCAGATCTATATCGCGACCGGCGCGTTCATGGTCGCCACCGTGGCCGCGATCAGCGTCTACTGGATCAAGACCCGGCACATTCCGGCGAACCAGCTCATCACCCTGGCCATCGTCCTGATCTTCGGCGGGCTGACCCTGTGGCTGCATGACGACCGCTTCATCAAGATGAAGCCGACCATGATCTATGCCCTGTTCGCCGCCATCCTGTTCGGCGGCCTGCTGACCGGCCGTCCGTTCCTGAAGCTGGTCTTCGAGGCGGCGTTTCCGCCCATGGTCGACCGGGGCTGGCGGCTGCTGACCATCCGCTGGGCCTGCCTGTTCGCGGCGCTGGCGGTGCTGAACGAGATCGTCTGGCGCAATTTCTCCGAGGAGTTCTGGGTCAGCTTCAAGCTGTTCGGCTTCCTGCCCCTGACCATGGTCTTCGCCATGGCGCAGATCCCGCTGATGAACCGCTACGCCATCCAGGAAAAGCCCGCCGACGAGGCTTAG
- a CDS encoding NUDIX hydrolase: protein MVHHPMHLDNFTKRVPDGDNRDRLICDNCGLIFYDNPKIVVGAVVTHDGRFLLCRRAIQPRRDFWTLPAGFLEEHESTEDGARREAYEEATADIRIEQLLAVYNVPRISQVQLIYKAVLDEPVFSPGTESLDVRLFAWDEIPWDELAFPSVHWALNQFREIDGKGPFSPFTNPPGEWGNLGVKK, encoded by the coding sequence ATGGTCCATCATCCCATGCATCTCGACAACTTCACCAAGCGCGTGCCCGATGGCGACAACCGGGACCGGCTGATCTGTGACAATTGCGGCCTGATCTTCTACGACAATCCGAAGATCGTGGTCGGCGCCGTCGTGACCCATGACGGCCGGTTCCTGCTGTGCCGCCGCGCGATCCAGCCGCGCCGCGACTTCTGGACCCTGCCGGCCGGCTTCCTCGAGGAACATGAATCGACCGAGGACGGTGCGCGCCGCGAAGCCTATGAGGAAGCGACGGCGGATATCCGGATCGAGCAGCTTCTGGCGGTCTACAACGTGCCCCGGATCAGCCAGGTGCAGCTGATCTACAAGGCGGTCCTGGACGAGCCGGTGTTTTCGCCGGGAACCGAGAGCCTCGATGTCCGGCTGTTCGCGTGGGACGAGATTCCCTGGGACGAACTGGCGTTTCCCAGCGTCCATTGGGCGCTCAACCAGTTCAGGGAGATCGACGGAAAAGGGCCGTTCAGCCCGTTCACCAATCCGCCGGGCGAGTGGGGCAATCTCGGCGTGAAGAAATAG
- the ccmI gene encoding c-type cytochrome biogenesis protein CcmI translates to MLYALFTLLAVLVTVVLCLPFLRRRGGLPDRNAYDVALYRKQLSELQVELDAGVVPREEAAAARIEIERRLLRASERHEQPGSAASPAGQRGWAVAVALTTVILAAVTYAALGNPGLPDTPAVREADVAAEDATPDELAVRMAAVMRTRPDEMQGWLMLGPLARSVGRYDLAAEAYANAARLEPGRVEHWLALGQAYVARDAGMVNREARAAFDKALLLTPGEPMARYYLGLADFQDHKDRAAFDRWTALAADTPPDAAWAEILQRGLDRAARRLGLPASAAVAAPAPGPSAADVAAAQEMAPEDRSAMIEGMVQRLAARLEETPEDLEGWLRLGRAYTVLERTDEAAAAYAQALRIDPGNVQAKDALAALKAD, encoded by the coding sequence ATGCTCTACGCCCTGTTCACGCTTCTCGCGGTTTTGGTGACGGTGGTGCTGTGCCTGCCGTTTCTGCGCCGGCGGGGCGGTCTGCCGGATCGCAACGCCTATGACGTGGCGCTGTACCGCAAGCAGCTGTCGGAGCTGCAGGTCGAGCTGGATGCGGGCGTGGTGCCGCGCGAGGAAGCCGCCGCCGCGCGGATCGAGATCGAGCGCCGCCTGTTGCGGGCCTCCGAGCGGCACGAGCAGCCGGGCAGCGCGGCGTCTCCGGCCGGCCAGCGCGGCTGGGCGGTGGCGGTGGCGCTGACGACGGTCATCCTCGCCGCCGTGACCTATGCGGCGCTCGGCAATCCGGGGCTGCCCGACACGCCGGCGGTTCGCGAGGCGGATGTGGCGGCGGAGGACGCGACTCCCGATGAACTGGCCGTCCGCATGGCCGCCGTGATGCGCACGCGCCCCGACGAGATGCAGGGCTGGCTGATGCTCGGCCCGCTTGCCCGTTCGGTGGGCCGTTACGATCTGGCCGCCGAGGCCTATGCCAACGCGGCCCGGCTCGAGCCTGGACGGGTCGAGCACTGGCTGGCGTTGGGGCAGGCCTATGTGGCGCGGGACGCGGGCATGGTCAACCGGGAGGCCCGCGCTGCCTTCGACAAGGCGCTGCTGCTGACACCGGGCGAACCCATGGCGCGCTATTATCTCGGGCTTGCCGATTTCCAGGATCACAAGGACCGCGCCGCGTTCGACCGCTGGACCGCGCTGGCCGCCGACACGCCGCCCGATGCCGCCTGGGCGGAGATTCTCCAGCGCGGACTCGACCGCGCCGCGCGCCGCCTCGGCCTGCCGGCATCCGCTGCAGTCGCGGCGCCCGCGCCGGGTCCCAGCGCCGCCGATGTGGCGGCCGCGCAGGAGATGGCGCCGGAAGACCGCTCGGCCATGATCGAGGGCATGGTGCAGCGCCTGGCCGCCCGTCTTGAGGAAACACCCGAGGATCTGGAGGGCTGGCTTCGTCTCGGGCGCGCCTACACGGTGCTCGAGCGCACGGACGAAGCTGCCGCCGCCTATGCACAGGCGCTGCGGATCGATCCCGGCAATGTCCAGGCGAAGGATGCGCTGGCGGCGTTGAAGGCCGACTGA
- a CDS encoding cytochrome c-type biogenesis protein: MRALALLLALLWSAPAFAVGADETMLADPAQETRARELMEDLRCLVCQNQSINDSNADLARDLRVVVRERIAAGDDDRQVREFMVTRYGDWILMKPPFNIRTALLWLAPVLLLLAGGFGAWAFIRRQRPASAPERLDADEQARLDALLGRDR; this comes from the coding sequence GTGAGGGCGCTGGCGCTGCTGCTCGCGCTGCTCTGGTCGGCACCCGCCTTCGCGGTCGGCGCCGACGAGACCATGCTGGCCGATCCGGCGCAGGAGACGCGCGCCCGCGAGCTGATGGAGGATCTGCGCTGCCTTGTGTGCCAGAACCAGTCGATCAACGATTCCAACGCCGATCTGGCGCGGGACCTGCGCGTCGTGGTGCGCGAGCGCATCGCGGCGGGCGATGACGACCGGCAGGTGCGGGAATTCATGGTCACCCGTTACGGCGACTGGATCCTGATGAAGCCGCCCTTCAACATCCGCACCGCTTTGCTGTGGCTGGCGCCGGTGCTGCTGCTGCTCGCGGGCGGCTTCGGCGCCTGGGCATTCATCCGCCGCCAGCGGCCCGCCTCGGCGCCCGAACGACTCGATGCCGACGAGCAGGCGCGGCTCGATGCGCTGCTGGGCCGGGACCGCTGA
- a CDS encoding DsbE family thiol:disulfide interchange protein, which produces MKPQHVLPLGIFLTIAVAFGAAFYLNLDPSETPFAIKDRPVPEFDLPPALDGTPGLSSADLKGQVTIVNFFASWCAPCHEEHPVLMRLAERTGVAVVGIDYKDKRPAVAEWFARDGNPFSRVGFDETGRVFIDWGLAGVPETFVVDRAGNVVWRYQGALNEAVVAKGLEPMLESLK; this is translated from the coding sequence ATGAAGCCGCAGCATGTCCTGCCGCTCGGCATCTTCCTGACCATCGCCGTGGCGTTTGGCGCGGCGTTCTATCTCAATCTGGATCCGTCCGAGACGCCGTTCGCCATCAAGGACAGGCCCGTGCCGGAATTCGACCTGCCGCCGGCCCTGGACGGGACGCCCGGCCTGTCGTCGGCCGACCTCAAGGGACAGGTCACCATCGTCAATTTTTTCGCCAGCTGGTGCGCGCCGTGCCACGAGGAGCATCCGGTGCTGATGCGGCTCGCCGAACGGACCGGCGTCGCCGTGGTCGGGATCGACTACAAGGACAAGCGTCCGGCCGTCGCCGAATGGTTCGCGCGCGACGGCAATCCCTTCAGCCGGGTCGGCTTCGACGAGACAGGCCGGGTCTTCATCGACTGGGGACTGGCGGGCGTGCCGGAAACCTTCGTCGTCGACCGGGCAGGAAACGTGGTGTGGCGCTACCAGGGCGCGCTCAACGAGGCTGTTGTCGCCAAAGGACTCGAGCCCATGCTGGAGAGCCTGAAGTGA